The following are from one region of the Entelurus aequoreus isolate RoL-2023_Sb linkage group LG17, RoL_Eaeq_v1.1, whole genome shotgun sequence genome:
- the LOC133632401 gene encoding zinc finger protein OZF-like, translating to MDDYCYAKMATSAKREHERESAPPTSSKSPTEIKTKDEDVQQLIGHPEEVSPQLGGSSTLKQETPQPPCIKKEEEELCITQEGECLLGREEADYTKFPLSILSVKTEDDEEKPQLDNLLTPLSDSEAEDEVEVTLSGDTDCEGDMRTHTDNKHSECSKKKTSTTCWSCSICAKNFSKKSDLTQHKRSHTGENQFNCSECGKSCTSKISLAKHMKTHTAEKNFKCSVCGKGFNGKSLVTRHMKTHTGEKTFKCSVCYKGFSQKTHVTEHMKTHTGEKTFHCSVCGKDFSRKSLLTRHMKTHTGEKPFNCSVCGKGFSLKFCLTNHMRTHTGGKTFKCSVCGKGFPGESLVTQHLKTHTGEIALKCSVCGKDFSQKAPMGEQMKTHTGGKTLDCSVCGNSFYFQFSLAKLQKSHRRKNMNCSVCGESFSGKQSLTRHMRKHSGEKT from the exons atggacgactactgctatgctaagatggcgacgtccgctaaaagagaacatgaaagagaatcagcgccaccaacttccagcaaatcaccaacggagataaagactaaagatgaag acgtccagcagctgattggtcatccagaagaagtttcccctcagttaggggggagctccactttgaagcaggagactccacaaccaccctgcattaaaaaggaagaggaggaactctgcatcactcaggagggagagtgtcttctaggacgagaggaagctgattacaccaaatttccactgagtattctctctgtgaagactgaagatgatgaagagaaaccacaactaGACAACCTCTtaactccactatcagatagtgaggctgaggATGAGGTTGAAGTGACTTTGAGcggcgatacagactgtgaaggtgatatgaggactcacactgacaacaaacactctgaatgttcTAAAAAGAAGACCAGTACAACATGTTGGAGCTGCTCAATTTGTGCTAAAAACTTTTCAAAAAAGAGTGATTTGACTCAACACAAGAGATCTCACACGGGAGAAAATCAATTTAATtgttcagaatgtggtaaaagttgtaCTTCAAAGATCAGTTTGGCCAAACACATGAAAACTCACACTGCAGAGAAAAACttcaaatgttcagtttgtggtaaaggcTTTAATGGAAAGAGCCTTGTGACTCGACACATGAAAACGCACACTGGAGAGAAAACCTTTAAATGTTCAGTATGCTATAAAGGCTTTTCTCAAAAGACCCACGTGACGGAACACATGAaaacgcacactggagaaaaaacatttcattgtTCAGTCTGTGGGAAAGACTTTTCTCGAAAGAGCctgttgactcgacacatgaagacgcacaccggagaaaaaccattCAATTGTTCAGTTTGCGGCAAAGGCTTCTCTTTGAAGTTCTGTTTGACCAATCACATGAGAACTCACACTGGAGGGAAAACatttaaatgttcagtttgtggtaaaggcTTTCCTGGAGAGAGCCTTGTGACTCAACACTTGAAAACGCACACTGGGGAAATAGCGTTGAAATGTTCAGTGTGTGGGAAAGACTTTTCACAAAAGGCCCCTATGGGAGAGCAGATGAAAACACACACTGGAGGAAAAACACTTGATTGTTCAGTATGTGGCAACAGCTTTTATTTCCAGTTCAGTTTGGCCAAACTGCAGAagtcacacaggagaaaaaacatgaactgttcagtttgtggtgaAAGCTTTTCTGGAAAACAaagtttgactcgacacatgagaaaacacagcGGAGAAAAAACCTAA